In one Corallococcus sp. EGB genomic region, the following are encoded:
- a CDS encoding lamin tail domain-containing protein: protein MSWSSRHLLVPLSAVLLVLSACGGDDDNKNPVCGNGIVESGEACDDGNRVDNDRCNNSCQVNTPAVDAGSDAGTEVDAGTDAGTEPDAGTIDAGTDAGTETDAGTIDAGTDAGTIDAGTDAGTDAGTIDAGTDAGTDAGTIDAGTDAGTIDAGTDAGTIDAGTDAGTIDAGTDAGTDAGTIDAGTDGGAIDGGPAPDAGTGSDAGTTATLSALEPAAVFARSGTTGETIPEPLAVTLSANATADVVVQVSSSSPSVVVANNGQVTVPAGSRSAAVIVTANDAAGSAKATLTATLGGDSRTATVRVLGATEAASLAYLSPETVSLSSGQTANVTVVLDIPAAAATSIALSTTGNVGSVPATVTVPANEISAKFVFTAGAAGSTGTIVATLNGQSVSAQAKVTAAPTTNHVVISELAPAGPGGANDEFIELYNPTNEDVDLTGWKLQYKSASGPTYNATAFTFASGAKIAAHGFFLVTHTSYQGTVKGDASTGSISMAVNGHIRLGKPGIGNAPTEALAVDTVGFGTADSAEGKSPVSGTIGTNGSIERKANAGSSAATMEGGSDATKGNSQDTDVNGADFIIRTTRDPQNKASALEVP from the coding sequence ATGTCCTGGTCTTCCCGGCACCTGCTGGTCCCTTTGTCAGCGGTGCTGTTGGTGTTGTCGGCGTGCGGTGGTGATGACGACAACAAGAACCCTGTCTGCGGCAACGGCATCGTCGAGAGCGGCGAGGCGTGCGACGACGGCAACCGCGTCGACAACGACCGCTGCAACAACAGCTGTCAGGTGAATACGCCCGCGGTCGACGCGGGCTCTGACGCTGGCACCGAGGTGGATGCGGGCACCGACGCGGGCACGGAGCCGGATGCCGGCACCATCGATGCGGGCACGGACGCCGGGACGGAGACGGACGCGGGCACCATCGACGCGGGCACGGATGCCGGCACCATCGATGCGGGCACGGACGCGGGTACGGATGCCGGCACCATCGACGCGGGCACGGACGCGGGTACGGATGCCGGCACCATCGATGCGGGCACGGACGCGGGCACCATCGACGCGGGCACGGATGCCGGCACCATCGACGCGGGTACGGATGCCGGCACCATCGATGCGGGCACGGACGCGGGTACGGATGCCGGCACCATCGACGCGGGCACGGATGGCGGCGCCATCGACGGTGGCCCGGCTCCGGACGCCGGCACAGGCAGCGACGCGGGCACCACCGCGACGCTGAGCGCGCTGGAGCCGGCCGCGGTCTTCGCGCGCTCGGGCACCACGGGTGAGACGATTCCGGAGCCGCTGGCGGTGACGCTGAGCGCCAACGCCACCGCGGACGTGGTGGTCCAGGTCTCCTCGTCCAGCCCGTCGGTGGTCGTGGCCAACAACGGCCAGGTGACGGTGCCGGCGGGCTCGCGCTCCGCGGCGGTCATCGTGACGGCGAACGACGCGGCGGGCTCCGCCAAGGCGACGCTGACGGCCACGCTGGGCGGCGATTCGCGCACGGCGACCGTGCGCGTGCTCGGCGCGACCGAGGCGGCCTCGCTGGCGTACCTGTCGCCGGAGACCGTGTCCCTGTCCTCCGGTCAGACGGCGAACGTCACCGTGGTGCTCGACATCCCGGCCGCGGCGGCCACGTCCATCGCGCTGTCCACCACGGGCAACGTGGGCTCCGTGCCGGCCACCGTGACGGTGCCGGCCAACGAGATCTCCGCGAAGTTCGTCTTCACCGCCGGCGCGGCCGGCTCGACGGGCACCATCGTGGCCACGCTCAACGGCCAGTCCGTGTCCGCCCAGGCGAAGGTCACCGCCGCCCCGACGACGAACCACGTCGTCATCAGCGAGCTCGCCCCCGCGGGTCCTGGTGGCGCGAACGATGAGTTCATCGAGCTCTACAACCCGACGAACGAGGACGTGGACCTGACCGGCTGGAAGCTCCAGTACAAGAGCGCGTCGGGTCCGACCTACAACGCCACCGCATTCACGTTCGCCTCGGGAGCCAAGATCGCCGCGCACGGCTTCTTCCTGGTGACCCACACGTCCTATCAGGGCACCGTCAAGGGCGACGCGAGCACTGGGTCCATTTCCATGGCCGTGAACGGCCACATCCGGCTGGGTAAGCCCGGCATCGGCAACGCCCCGACGGAGGCGCTCGCGGTGGACACGGTGGGCTTCGGCACGGCGGACTCCGCGGAAGGCAAGAGCCCCGTCTCGGGAACGATCGGGACCAACGGAAGCATCGAGCGCAAGGCCAACGCCGGCTCGTCCGCGGCGACCATGGAGGGTGGCTCGGACGCGACGAAGGGCAACAGCCAGGACACGGACGTGAACGGCGCGGACTTCATCATCCGCACCACGCGTGATCCGCAGAACAAGGCGAGTGCCCTCGAAGTGCCGTGA
- a CDS encoding two-component system response regulator, giving the protein MGPVLIVDDEFGIVEAVRDLLSDEGYRTVTALNGREALERMRQERPSVVLLDYMMPLLNGPGVLEAMQKDEALRDVPVVMMSASPPDYWQHLPCAGFLPKPFDIDQLIAIVQRIAGPPPVAH; this is encoded by the coding sequence ATGGGGCCCGTCCTCATCGTCGACGACGAGTTCGGCATCGTGGAGGCCGTCCGGGATCTCTTGTCCGACGAGGGCTACCGCACGGTCACCGCGCTCAATGGCCGGGAGGCCCTGGAGCGGATGCGCCAGGAGCGCCCGTCGGTGGTGCTGCTCGACTACATGATGCCGCTGCTCAATGGGCCGGGCGTGCTGGAAGCCATGCAGAAGGACGAGGCCCTGCGCGACGTCCCGGTGGTGATGATGAGCGCCAGTCCGCCGGACTACTGGCAGCACCTGCCGTGCGCGGGCTTCCTGCCCAAGCCCTTCGACATCGATCAATTGATCGCCATCGTCCAGCGCATCGCGGGTCCGCCGCCCGTGGCGCACTGA
- a CDS encoding ATPase domain-containing protein has protein sequence MALGSPREEQRVSTGIPGLDTVLCGGLRKGRMYMVMGLPGAGKTILANQICFHQAALGHKVLYLTLLAESHTELVSNLQTLSFFDPSCVPGKISYLSAFTILEQGGLDALAELVRKEIKSHKASLLVLDGLLAAEELAPSRQALKKFIHGLQVVTGLIGCTTVVLTTGGDKGLRAEHTMVDGLLMLQQRTFGVRTLRELSVRKFRGSAYKLGRHGFEITGDGLTVYPRLESMVDGNLVPGAGRRERDAFGITGLDRMLKGGVPAGSTTILLGPPGSGKTLMGLSFLAEGARQGERGHYFAFYDAPERMLAQAAGVGLHLQPLMERGELEVSFRPPTENILDKLGTELLTLVRSGRVRRIFLDGYEALRRASTRRTRVARFLAALINECRVREVTLLYTAEVTSAFGPEVRFPLKGISMVAENILFLRMVELHSGLRRFIAVLKVRNSAYDPALRELEITDKGIQVGAPFAEGQMLMTGLARTRTPEPTPLPKPRRKPRAGAKSSARATSSKPRRNVKRRGT, from the coding sequence ATGGCGCTGGGCAGTCCACGTGAAGAGCAGCGGGTGTCCACGGGCATTCCCGGCCTGGACACCGTGCTGTGTGGTGGCCTGCGCAAGGGCCGCATGTACATGGTCATGGGCCTGCCGGGAGCGGGCAAGACCATCCTGGCCAACCAGATCTGCTTCCATCAGGCGGCCCTGGGCCACAAGGTCCTCTACCTCACGCTCCTCGCCGAGTCGCACACGGAGCTGGTGAGCAACCTTCAGACGCTGTCGTTCTTCGACCCGTCCTGCGTGCCGGGGAAGATCAGCTACCTGAGCGCCTTCACCATCCTGGAGCAGGGAGGGCTGGACGCGCTCGCGGAGCTGGTCCGCAAGGAGATCAAGTCTCACAAGGCCTCGCTGCTCGTGCTGGATGGCCTGCTGGCGGCGGAGGAGCTGGCCCCGTCGCGGCAGGCGCTCAAGAAGTTCATCCACGGCCTCCAGGTCGTGACGGGCCTCATCGGCTGCACCACGGTCGTGCTCACCACCGGCGGCGACAAGGGCCTGCGCGCGGAGCACACCATGGTGGACGGCCTGCTGATGCTCCAGCAGCGCACCTTCGGCGTGCGCACCCTGCGCGAGCTGAGCGTGCGCAAGTTCCGCGGCAGCGCGTACAAGCTGGGGCGGCACGGCTTTGAAATCACCGGTGACGGGCTCACCGTCTATCCCCGCCTGGAGTCGATGGTGGACGGCAACCTGGTGCCGGGCGCGGGCCGGCGCGAGCGGGACGCCTTCGGCATCACCGGCCTGGACCGGATGCTCAAGGGCGGCGTGCCGGCGGGCTCCACCACCATCCTCCTGGGGCCGCCGGGCAGCGGCAAGACGCTGATGGGCCTGAGCTTCCTGGCGGAGGGCGCGCGCCAGGGAGAGCGCGGCCACTACTTCGCCTTCTACGACGCGCCGGAGCGGATGCTCGCGCAGGCGGCGGGCGTGGGGTTGCACCTGCAGCCGCTGATGGAGCGCGGCGAGCTGGAGGTGAGCTTCCGGCCGCCCACGGAGAACATCCTCGACAAGCTGGGGACGGAGCTGCTGACACTCGTGCGCAGCGGCCGGGTGCGGCGCATCTTCCTGGACGGCTACGAGGCGCTGCGCCGCGCCTCCACGCGCCGCACGCGGGTGGCTCGCTTCCTGGCGGCGCTCATCAACGAGTGCCGCGTGCGGGAGGTGACGCTCCTCTACACCGCGGAGGTCACCTCCGCGTTCGGGCCGGAGGTGAGGTTCCCGCTCAAGGGCATCTCCATGGTGGCCGAGAACATCCTGTTCCTGCGCATGGTGGAGCTGCACTCCGGGCTGCGCCGCTTCATCGCGGTGCTCAAGGTGCGCAACAGCGCCTACGATCCCGCCCTGCGTGAGCTGGAGATCACGGACAAGGGAATCCAAGTGGGAGCGCCCTTCGCCGAAGGGCAGATGTTGATGACGGGGCTCGCGCGCACGCGGACGCCGGAACCGACCCCCTTGCCGAAGCCGCGCCGCAAGCCGCGCGCGGGCGCGAAGTCCTCCGCGAGGGCGACCTCTTCGAAGCCGCGCCGCAACGTCAAGCGCCGAGGCACGTGA
- a CDS encoding ROK family transcriptional regulator, whose translation MKAGTAVLTVDAAGMRAQNSGLLLNMIWHERQISRAEIARRTELSPSTVSAIVADLEQAGLVRSIGAGVSRGGRRPTLIGFCDEAFSLVGVELGATHITVVLTDLRGRVRTQSKASHAVRGDPEGSLQKARELVQECLDAERVPRRSVVGMGIAVPSPVHPAAPGKMSPLILPAWKHVDVKEWFQTTFDMPVFVDNDANLGALSECFWGAGSNGEDLTYIKLATGIGAGHIIHGDVYRGAGGTAGEIGHIPVDSNGPLCVCGLRGCLVTLIGSTALTERARELMGTRGRKGPTVRDLVDGVRTGDAAAKQIIDGMGAYLGIAVGGLLNLLNPAVVVLGGEISSVGEMLLDPLRASVRQRALSVSMAETRIVTSTLGERSIAVGAATLVLQAALRDRSLFPTQNVGRTA comes from the coding sequence ATGAAAGCGGGAACGGCGGTGTTGACGGTCGATGCGGCGGGCATGCGTGCGCAGAACAGCGGCCTGCTGCTGAACATGATCTGGCACGAGCGTCAGATCTCCCGGGCGGAGATCGCCCGGCGCACGGAGCTCAGCCCGTCGACCGTCTCCGCCATCGTCGCGGACCTGGAGCAGGCGGGCCTGGTGCGCAGCATTGGCGCCGGGGTCTCCCGCGGGGGCCGCCGTCCCACCCTCATCGGCTTCTGCGACGAGGCATTCAGCCTGGTGGGCGTCGAGCTGGGCGCCACCCACATCACCGTCGTCCTCACGGACCTCCGCGGCCGCGTGCGCACGCAGAGCAAGGCGAGCCACGCGGTGCGCGGCGATCCGGAAGGGTCGCTGCAGAAGGCCAGGGAGCTCGTCCAGGAGTGTCTGGATGCCGAGCGCGTTCCGCGCCGCTCCGTCGTCGGCATGGGGATCGCCGTGCCCAGCCCCGTGCACCCGGCGGCTCCCGGCAAGATGTCCCCCCTCATCCTCCCCGCGTGGAAGCACGTGGACGTGAAGGAGTGGTTCCAGACCACCTTCGACATGCCGGTGTTCGTGGACAACGACGCGAACCTCGGCGCGCTGTCCGAGTGCTTCTGGGGCGCGGGCTCCAACGGTGAGGACCTCACGTACATCAAGCTGGCCACCGGTATCGGCGCCGGCCACATCATCCACGGCGACGTCTACCGCGGCGCCGGCGGAACGGCCGGTGAGATTGGCCACATCCCGGTGGACTCCAACGGGCCGCTCTGCGTGTGCGGCCTGAGGGGCTGCCTCGTCACCCTCATCGGCTCCACGGCGCTCACCGAACGCGCGCGCGAGCTCATGGGGACCCGCGGCCGCAAGGGCCCCACCGTGCGCGACCTGGTGGACGGCGTCCGCACCGGCGACGCCGCCGCGAAGCAGATCATCGACGGCATGGGCGCCTACCTGGGCATCGCCGTGGGCGGCCTGCTCAACCTGCTCAACCCCGCCGTCGTCGTGCTCGGCGGGGAGATCTCCTCCGTGGGCGAGATGCTGCTCGACCCGCTGCGCGCGTCCGTTCGGCAGCGCGCCCTGTCCGTCTCCATGGCGGAGACGCGCATCGTCACGTCCACGCTGGGCGAGCGCTCCATCGCCGTGGGCGCGGCCACCCTCGTGCTCCAGGCGGCGCTGCGCGACCGCTCCCTCTTTCCCACGCAGAACGTCGGGAGAACTGCATGA
- a CDS encoding family 16 glycosylhydrolase: MTEQPGTGWEIVWQDEFDGPAGSQPSKERWTPEVGGDGWGNGQFEYNTARAENASLDGEGHLLITARKERYGNNDYTSARLSTKNRYSKAYGRIEARIQLPTGRGIWPAFWMLGADVDSVGWPDCGEIDIMEHKGQIPSVIRGSLHGPGYSGGGNIGREHAISGAPLAADFHIYAVEWEPERLRFILDDTVFFEVTPKNLPAGRKWVYDHPHFILLNVAVGGSFVGPPDSKTVFPQSMKVDYVRVYERAAQ, from the coding sequence GTGACGGAGCAGCCGGGCACGGGCTGGGAGATCGTCTGGCAGGACGAGTTCGACGGGCCGGCGGGCTCGCAGCCGTCCAAGGAGCGCTGGACCCCGGAAGTGGGCGGGGACGGGTGGGGCAACGGCCAGTTCGAATACAACACCGCGCGGGCGGAGAACGCGTCGCTGGACGGTGAGGGCCACCTGCTCATCACCGCGCGCAAGGAGCGCTACGGCAACAACGACTACACGTCCGCGCGCCTGTCGACGAAGAACCGCTACAGCAAGGCCTACGGCCGCATCGAGGCGCGCATCCAGCTGCCCACGGGCCGCGGCATCTGGCCGGCGTTCTGGATGCTGGGCGCGGACGTGGACTCCGTCGGCTGGCCGGACTGCGGCGAGATCGACATCATGGAGCACAAGGGGCAGATCCCCTCGGTGATCCGCGGCTCGCTGCACGGACCGGGCTACTCGGGCGGCGGGAACATCGGCCGCGAGCATGCGATCTCCGGCGCGCCGCTTGCGGCGGACTTCCACATCTACGCGGTGGAGTGGGAGCCCGAGCGCCTGCGCTTCATCCTCGACGACACCGTCTTCTTCGAGGTCACCCCGAAGAACCTGCCCGCCGGCCGGAAGTGGGTCTACGACCATCCGCACTTCATTCTCCTCAACGTCGCGGTGGGCGGCTCGTTCGTGGGGCCGCCGGACTCCAAGACGGTGTTCCCGCAGTCGATGAAGGTGGACTACGTGCGCGTCTACGAAAGGGCCGCGCAGTGA
- a CDS encoding ABC transporter substrate-binding protein: MRFARALLPLALLVACSSEPRPRPPGVLFVSVEQQSAWVRNFNPLFAGANARWPTRAGVYECMEVFSSAQGRWVPWLAVSHAWSEDQRTLRFNLRDGVLWSDGTPFTADDVVFTFGVLKQHPALDAAGVWRFLTDVKAEGKGTVTFSFSRVYLPGFSDLAHQIIVPQHIWKDVADPVTFTNPEPVATGPFTQVTLFRNQVYELGRNPHYWQPGKPAVSALRFLAFPTNDQANMALVEGEVDWAGNFVPAVDRTFVSRDPAHHARWFPLYGSTVFLYPNTTRPPLDDVRVRKALSMALDRDQLVEVAMYGYTRPADATALNDAYTGWKDADVAKDAWTHYDLGAANKLLDEAGLTRGADGMRRLRDGQPFTMDLEVVSGWSDWVRAGQVVGRDLRKLGIGVTLKTYEFGTWFTRLQKGEFQLAISWSLDGPTPYNFYKWLLSPRTVRPVGEVAAANWHRMGDAQADELLIRFERAGTPEEQHALMSQVQQRFSAVAPAIPLFPNPSWGESNSSRFTGFPTEQNPYARLAPHAEPDSLLVLTALSPRER; the protein is encoded by the coding sequence GTGAGGTTCGCCCGCGCGCTCCTGCCGCTCGCGCTGCTGGTGGCGTGCTCCTCCGAGCCGCGCCCCCGGCCACCGGGGGTGCTGTTCGTCTCCGTGGAGCAACAGAGCGCGTGGGTGCGCAACTTCAACCCGCTGTTCGCGGGCGCCAACGCGCGTTGGCCCACCCGGGCGGGCGTGTACGAGTGCATGGAGGTCTTCAGCTCCGCGCAGGGCAGGTGGGTGCCGTGGCTCGCGGTCAGCCACGCGTGGTCGGAGGACCAGCGCACGCTGCGCTTCAACCTGCGCGACGGCGTCCTCTGGTCGGACGGCACGCCCTTCACCGCGGACGACGTCGTCTTCACCTTCGGCGTGCTCAAGCAGCACCCGGCGCTGGACGCGGCCGGCGTGTGGCGCTTCCTCACGGACGTGAAGGCGGAAGGCAAGGGCACCGTCACCTTCAGCTTCTCGCGCGTGTACCTGCCGGGCTTCAGCGACCTGGCGCACCAGATCATCGTCCCCCAGCACATCTGGAAGGACGTCGCGGATCCGGTGACGTTCACCAACCCGGAGCCGGTGGCCACCGGGCCGTTCACCCAGGTGACGCTGTTCCGCAACCAGGTCTACGAGCTGGGCCGCAATCCGCACTACTGGCAGCCCGGCAAGCCCGCGGTGTCCGCGCTGCGCTTCCTCGCGTTCCCCACCAATGACCAGGCCAACATGGCGCTGGTGGAGGGGGAGGTGGACTGGGCGGGCAACTTCGTGCCGGCGGTGGACCGCACCTTCGTGTCGCGCGACCCCGCGCACCATGCGCGCTGGTTCCCGCTCTACGGCAGCACCGTCTTCCTCTATCCCAACACCACGCGCCCGCCGCTGGACGACGTGCGCGTGCGCAAGGCGCTGAGCATGGCGCTGGACCGCGACCAGCTGGTGGAGGTGGCCATGTATGGCTACACCCGCCCCGCGGACGCCACCGCGCTCAACGACGCGTACACCGGCTGGAAGGACGCGGACGTCGCGAAGGACGCGTGGACGCACTACGACCTGGGCGCGGCGAACAAGCTCCTGGACGAGGCGGGCCTCACGCGCGGCGCGGACGGGATGCGGCGCCTGAGGGACGGGCAGCCCTTCACGATGGACCTGGAGGTCGTGAGCGGGTGGTCGGACTGGGTGCGCGCAGGGCAGGTGGTGGGCCGCGACCTGCGCAAGCTGGGCATCGGCGTGACGCTCAAGACGTACGAGTTCGGCACCTGGTTCACGCGCCTGCAGAAGGGCGAGTTCCAGCTGGCCATCTCCTGGTCGCTGGACGGACCCACGCCGTACAACTTCTACAAGTGGCTCCTGTCGCCGCGCACGGTGCGGCCGGTGGGCGAGGTGGCCGCGGCCAACTGGCACCGCATGGGCGATGCGCAGGCGGATGAGCTGCTCATCCGCTTCGAGCGCGCGGGCACGCCGGAGGAGCAGCACGCGCTGATGTCCCAGGTGCAGCAGCGCTTCTCCGCCGTCGCGCCCGCGATCCCCCTGTTCCCCAACCCGTCGTGGGGCGAGTCCAACTCCTCGCGCTTCACGGGCTTCCCCACCGAGCAGAACCCCTACGCGCGGCTCGCGCCGCACGCGGAGCCGGACAGCCTGCTGGTGCTGACGGCGCTGTCCCCGAGGGAGCGCTGA
- a CDS encoding RHS repeat-associated core domain-containing protein, producing MLNSNGLVAGAADYQPFGHVNRLSTPDSSNLPYLDEDRETFTSFRQPAENSNVQGRARARFMFVDIHDGQDDVTVYRNDPVAPQEVTYQDPEMSQVITPWYSLPDDGMGVRISAGPEDSSGPNTSLGAAMESFEYQRYQTGAQPFWTPLRFAGHYYDAETDLFENWNRYYDPSVGRYLQPEPLLAMGPAVLPTYAYAMNNPVNVTDPSGKDPIISLQTYIGLYYGVGLGLLGGADVSLQFSPTVGPYIQVQNHPIQAQRGYDTTFGRIICYSGKDLSNRPPRRGSYPAVGLLGGRVPHDSFDAPGNLAGLYWNSLRAEPS from the coding sequence ATGTTGAACAGCAATGGACTTGTGGCAGGCGCGGCGGACTACCAGCCCTTTGGCCACGTCAACCGGCTTTCCACTCCGGACAGCTCAAACCTTCCCTACCTGGATGAGGACCGAGAGACCTTCACTTCTTTCCGGCAGCCCGCGGAGAACAGCAACGTCCAGGGGCGTGCGCGCGCCCGGTTCATGTTCGTCGACATCCACGATGGGCAGGACGACGTGACGGTCTACAGGAATGACCCCGTGGCTCCCCAGGAGGTGACCTATCAGGACCCGGAGATGAGCCAGGTGATCACGCCCTGGTACTCGTTGCCCGACGATGGGATGGGCGTGCGTATCTCCGCGGGCCCGGAGGATAGCTCCGGACCGAATACCTCCCTGGGCGCGGCGATGGAAAGCTTCGAGTACCAGCGCTACCAGACGGGTGCGCAGCCATTCTGGACGCCCCTGCGCTTTGCGGGTCACTACTACGACGCGGAGACGGACCTCTTCGAGAACTGGAACCGATACTACGACCCGAGTGTGGGGCGGTATCTCCAGCCGGAGCCGTTACTCGCGATGGGGCCGGCGGTGCTGCCGACGTACGCATATGCGATGAACAATCCGGTCAATGTAACCGACCCTTCCGGAAAGGACCCGATCATCAGCCTGCAGACCTACATTGGTCTTTACTATGGCGTTGGATTGGGATTGCTCGGTGGTGCGGACGTCAGCCTCCAGTTCTCGCCAACGGTCGGCCCCTACATTCAAGTGCAGAATCACCCGATTCAGGCGCAGCGTGGTTACGACACCACGTTTGGGCGGATCATCTGCTATTCAGGCAAGGACCTTTCCAATCGCCCCCCACGAAGAGGCTCATATCCTGCAGTCGGACTTCTTGGGGGACGCGTACCTCACGACTCATTTGATGCTCCAGGGAATCTCGCAGGCCTTTACTGGAACTCACTACGCGCTGAACCCTCTTGA
- a CDS encoding 1-acyl-sn-glycerol-3-phosphate acyltransferase yields MNALLSIWTWVEVGLVALVGFFVQIFLLIFTFPFDKRRYAVGRCFRLVGVTAAKLTPYWRFGVHGNVPAQVAPNTVVVSNHESNADPFLISHLPWEMKWLGKKSLFRVPVVGWMMGIAGDIPVERGDRDSATGAMARCKQWLAKGMPVMIFPEGTRSKTEELLPFKDGAFRLAIEAQADVLPLAVSGTRLALPKHSWRFATSRGLVTVGTPISTKGMTLDDVETLKNQARAQIESLRASLKPLTGSGPVAPATDANTAR; encoded by the coding sequence ATGAACGCACTGCTCTCCATCTGGACCTGGGTCGAGGTGGGCCTCGTCGCCCTCGTGGGCTTCTTCGTCCAGATCTTCCTGCTCATCTTCACGTTCCCGTTTGACAAGCGCCGCTACGCCGTGGGCCGCTGCTTCCGGCTGGTGGGCGTCACCGCCGCGAAGCTCACGCCCTACTGGCGCTTCGGCGTGCACGGCAACGTGCCGGCCCAGGTGGCGCCCAACACGGTGGTGGTGAGCAACCACGAGTCCAACGCGGATCCGTTCCTCATCTCCCATCTGCCGTGGGAGATGAAGTGGCTGGGCAAGAAGAGCCTCTTCCGGGTGCCAGTGGTGGGCTGGATGATGGGCATCGCCGGAGACATCCCGGTGGAGCGCGGCGACCGCGACTCGGCCACCGGCGCCATGGCGCGCTGCAAGCAATGGCTGGCCAAGGGGATGCCGGTGATGATCTTCCCGGAGGGCACGCGCTCCAAGACCGAGGAGCTCCTGCCCTTCAAGGACGGCGCCTTCCGGCTCGCCATCGAGGCGCAGGCGGACGTGCTGCCGCTGGCGGTGAGCGGCACGCGGCTGGCCCTGCCCAAGCACTCGTGGCGCTTCGCCACGTCACGCGGGCTGGTGACGGTGGGCACGCCCATCTCCACGAAGGGGATGACGTTGGACGACGTGGAGACGCTCAAGAATCAGGCGCGCGCCCAGATTGAATCCCTGCGCGCGTCGCTCAAGCCGCTGACGGGGAGCGGGCCCGTCGCCCCGGCGACGGACGCCAACACCGCCCGGTGA
- a CDS encoding exodeoxyribonuclease III, translating to MRVVSWNVNGLRSIHRKGFLPWLSKARADIVGLQEVRARVEQLPAEVRAPRRWKTHFVAAERPGYSGVGLYSRHEPYDLTTTLDAPEVDAEGRLQFARFGKLTVVNGYFPNGNGKDRDLSRIPFKLDFYRRLFARLEKPLRDNQRVLVMGDFNTAHRDIDLARPRENRETSGFRPEEREEFDRWIRSGWVDTFRHFNADGGHYSWWSQRAGVREKNIGWRIDYVLATPAALAFVKKASVHADVHGSDHCPVSVDLDPAILT from the coding sequence GTGCGAGTCGTCTCCTGGAACGTCAACGGTCTGCGCTCCATCCACCGCAAGGGGTTCCTCCCGTGGCTCTCCAAGGCCCGGGCGGACATCGTGGGGCTACAGGAGGTGCGCGCCCGCGTGGAGCAGCTCCCCGCGGAGGTCCGCGCCCCCCGCCGGTGGAAGACCCACTTCGTGGCTGCGGAGCGCCCCGGCTACAGCGGCGTGGGCCTCTACAGCCGCCACGAGCCCTACGACCTCACCACCACCCTGGACGCGCCGGAGGTGGACGCGGAGGGCCGCCTCCAGTTCGCCCGCTTCGGCAAGCTGACCGTGGTGAACGGCTACTTCCCCAATGGCAACGGGAAGGACCGCGACCTCTCCCGCATCCCCTTCAAGCTGGACTTCTACCGCCGCCTCTTCGCGCGCCTGGAGAAGCCGCTGCGCGACAACCAGCGCGTGCTGGTGATGGGGGACTTCAACACCGCCCACCGCGACATCGATCTGGCGCGCCCGCGCGAGAACCGCGAGACCAGCGGCTTCCGCCCGGAGGAGCGCGAGGAGTTCGACCGGTGGATCCGCTCCGGCTGGGTGGACACCTTCCGCCACTTCAACGCCGACGGCGGCCACTACTCCTGGTGGAGCCAGCGCGCTGGCGTGCGCGAGAAGAACATCGGCTGGCGCATCGACTACGTGCTCGCCACCCCCGCGGCGCTCGCCTTCGTGAAGAAGGCCTCCGTGCACGCGGACGTCCACGGCTCGGATCACTGCCCGGTGAGCGTGGACCTGGACCCCGCGATCCTCACCTGA